AAACTAACCACTACGAAACGCAAAGCGGCTAGTCCATACGTCGTTCGTTTGTCGAAACCACCAACGGTTGCACCACTCCCTGCCAGACGTGGCAAGGGTTGGTACATAGCGAAGGCATACACGGCCCCGACAAGCAAACAAACGAAAATCCACCAGGGTGAGGACTGAAAGATAAAATCCATTTTTTTAGGAGTGAGGAGCAAAGCGTGAGTAATCGTATTACTCACGCTTCACTACTAGGTTAACATTCCTCCATCTACTTGCAGCACCTGGCCGGTGATGTAGCGGGAGAGGTCGGATGCCAGGAAAACGGCACAATCGGCAACTTCGTCGGGCTGGCCTCCCCGCTTCATTGGAATTTGCTGCTTCCAGTCTTCAAGGGCCTTCTCATTGATTTCGCCAGTCATTTCGGTTTCGATAAAACCGGGTGCAATGGCGTTGGAACGAATATTCCGCGAGCCTAATTCCAGGGCTACCGATTTGGTAAATCCGATGATCCCAGCTTTCGAAGCCGCATAATTGGCCTGGCCTGCATTGCCCCGAATACCGACTACCGATGTGATATTGATAATCGAACCCGTTTTTGCCTTCATCATCGGCTTGGTAGCCGCTTTAGTCAGGTTAAAGACCGACTTTAAATTAACGTTAATTACGGTGTCCCATTGTTCTTCCGACATCCGCATTAACAATCCATCACGGGTAATACCGGCATTATTGATCAATACATCGATCTTACCGAAATCGGCAATCACCTGACTGACCAGTTCTTCGGCAGCCTGATAATTAGAGGCATCGGACCGGTAGCCTTTTACCTGGCCGCCAAAGGCACGTAGTTCTTCTTCTAATGCCTGGCCTTTCTCAATGCTCGACAAATAAGTGAAGGCAACGGTAGCCCCTTCCTGAGCAAATTTCTGGGCCATAGCCCGGCCAATTCCGCGTGATGCACCTGTGATCAGGGCAACTTTTCCTGTTAGTAAATTCATTTTAAAATAAAGAGCAAAAAACGAAAGAGTAAAAGAGCGAACGAGTGAAAGAGCAATAAACTACTGGATAGCTTCACTCGTTCACTCGTTCACTCTTTCGCTGTTTTTTTACGGTGCCAAAAATAGCGGTTTGGGCCTAAATGACAAGGTATCAACGGGGTATTATAGTACATATCGAAGTCCAAAGTTTCCGGTTAACCCAGCCGATACTCCTCCGTTCCAGGTTTTAACATCGCCAGGCCGACCAGGCCTATCAGATGCTATATACGAAACCGAAGCACCTGCCAGCGATGTCTCCAAAATAAACCGCTGTCCAATCATATAGGCCAATCCAACCCGAACCGCTCCACTGGCAGAGAATCCACTGTAATCCTCTGATGTGTAATGCATATATCCGGCTTCGATGCGTGTATAAGGCGTCAGTCGTGTTGGTAGCCAGTAGTGCTGAAAATAAGGCACAACCCCCACTGTCCATTGTATATCCTTACTATCTGGCGTATTTGTACTTGTCAGATGATTACCACTGTAGGCAATAGGGATGCTAACACCTACCAAATTATTTTTCCCAACAAAATAACCGATTGATGGACTGAACGAGTATACATTAGTTCTTGACTGATAGGCAGTGAGTCCGGTCCCTGCATCCTGGTTTGTTTGTTGATTAGTTACCGAAAACCCACCTTCTAAAACCCATTTACCAGCATTCGTCTGCGGATTGTCGCGTTGCTCCTGAGTATTTGACGTCCGTCCAGGTCCTGTCCAGTACACCAAACCGGCACTTAACCCGGCAGTCGATAATGGAAATGAATTAGTACTTGCCAGCAACTGAACCCCTAGTCGACTGGTAACTAAATAGTTGATCCCGGCTTCTACTCTTGGTGCAATACCTATTGTTGTAGTTCGTTGCCCAGATTCATTCAATTGGCCATTATAATCAAAATACGATTGCTTACTACCATTCGTACTCACCGACACACCAACCCCGCCAAATACATAAACCGAACCTAACTGCCAGTATCGACGGACAAAAGGCGTAACAGAGACGGAATAGAAAGTATTTGGGTAGGTTTGATCGGGGTTACCCTCCAGATTCTGCTGGTTCTGGGTTAGCGAACCTGACAACGAGACTCCTGCCAACCAGTTATCTTTCCAGAAACGCCCGGCCGTTATGGATAAAGCAGGCATCCAGTTCATTTGTACACGCATTGCCCCTGTACTGGGCAAATTTGGAAAAGGCTGCGTTTGCCGATTATACGCAATAGAAACACTACCGCTAAGAATACCATTTCCTTTCTGAATCTGGGCATACGAATCGTTCAGACAAAGCAGTCCCAAAAGTGCCGTAAATACTAGTTTCATACTATAAATCGTCCTGTTTCTATAGCGTCACAACCATGTATCGACTATATTCTTCGTTTACAGAGCAATCTATAGCTTTTGTCCATCGAATCATTCAAAAACATATTAAATAATGTTAATTGCTGGCAATCCCTTACTTTCTGACTAACTCCTGACCGAAGTCTTTTGCGATTGCCGCACCAGTCTCTTACTTTGTCACAGGAATTAAGGATGTTCTGTGTACATTTCATTCTTCAAACCTTATCGAGCCTAATTTCCTGAGCCTTTCAACAAATCTCGCCATGCTACGCGTCTTACTCCTTATACAACTAACGGCTTCGATTGCCTTTGCCCAGAAAATCCATTCTCACAACGATTATGCCAAGGCGCGTCCTTTCATGAACGCCTACGAGCAAAAAGCGGATTTCATCGAAGCAGACATCTGGCTCCAAAATGGCAAACTGGTTGTTGCACACGATAAACCAGGACCTAATGCGCCTACCCTCGATTCGCTCTATCTGCAACCTATTATTCGGTTGTTTAAACAATACAAAGACAAACCCAGCTCCGACCGTGACTATACATTTAACCTGGTGGTTGATGTAAAAGAAAATCCAACGGAGATACTGCCCTTATTGATCAACTTATTAGAGCAGAATCTACCCGTTTTTAATCGAGCTGCAAATCCGAAAGCGATCCAGTTGATTATCAGTGGAAATCGGCCTAAAATTCCCAATTATTTCGACTATCCCCTGCTCCAGTTTGACGGTCGGCCCAGTGAAGTGTACGACGAAGAAACCCTCCAGCGTATTGCTCTTATCAGTGATAATTTCCAACTATATTCACACTGGGATGGCAACGGCGAAATTCCGGACGAAGACCGCGAAAAGCTCAAACGAGTCATTAAACGGGCACACAACGATAAAAAGCCAATCCGTTTCTGGGCAATTCCCGATACGCCCAATGCCTGGAAGCAATTAAAGAAACTCGGTGTGGACGTCATCAATACCGATAAAGTGGCCGAGTGCGTACAGGCAATGCGGTGAATCGATAAACATAGCGGGCTTACCAAGTTGTTGATACCATAATTCGTACAGGTGTATCAGTAAACTTAACCGCTTTTTAACTTATAAAGCTACTGTTTCTGAAAAGCCTATTCTTGTACCTCTCCAACGTATGGAAGTCCCACAACTCAAAAAAGCCCCAACTGTATACGATGTCGTCATCGTTGGTTCGGGAGCTGGTGGCGGTATGGCCGCGTATATGCTCGCCAAAGCGGGTGCCAAAGTTGCTCTGCTCGAAGCGGGTGGCTATTACGACCCTGCCGACCCAAAGTATATTACTCAACTCAAGTGGCCCTGGGAATCTCCCCGGCGTGGGGCTGCTACCGAATTCCGTTCGGGTGGTGACTTCGACGCGGCATGGGGAGGCTGGGAAATCGAAGGAGAACCCTATTCTGCCAAACCAGGAACGGAATTTGGCTGGTTTCGGTCGCGTATGCTCGGAGGCCGTACCAACCACTGGGGGCGTATTTCCATGCGTTTCGGACCCGACGATTTTCGGCGGGGTTCACTATCTGGTGTAGGTGACGATTGGCCGATTACCTACGACGATATGAAACCTTTCTATGATCGGGTCGATAAACTAATCGGTGTTTTTGGCTCTATCGAGAACTTGCCCAACGAGCCAGACGGCATCTTTTTACCCCCGCCGAAGCCTCGTTTGCATGAACTGATGCTTCGGAAAGCCGGAAAAAGCGTAGGAATTCCGGTTATCCCGTCTCGCCTGAGTATCCTCACCAAACCCATCAATAAAGACCGGGGGCAATGTTTTTATTGCCATCAGTGTAACCGGGGCTGTCAGGCGTATGCCGATTTCTCGGCCTCCTCAGTGCTTTGCATTCCGGCTGTTAAAACAGGCAACGTAACGCTAATCAACGGCGCTATGGCTCGTGAAGTGCTGACCGATCCGCAAACCGGTCTGGCTACGGGTGTTAGCTACGTTGACAAAGCCACTTTGCAGGAAATAACGATCAAGGCTAAAGCCGTAATGCTGGGCGCCAGCACCTGCGAATCGGCACGGATACTGCTCAACTCAAAATCAGCCCGTTTCCCAACCGGACTAGCCAATAGCAGTGGTGTAGTAGGTAAGTACCTGAACGACTCTACAGGAGCCAGCCGATCCGGGTTCGTACCAGCCCTGATGGACCGTAAACGCTATAACGAAGATGGCGTTGGAGGGATGCACGTGTTTACGCCCTGGTGGCTCGATAACAAAAAATTAGACTTCCCGCGCGGTTATCATATCGAATACGGTGGCGGTATGGGCATGCCGGGAGCCGGTTTTGGGGGAGGTATTGAAGCCCTGAACGGCATCATTCCGGGTCGGGATGGCCAGATGAAACCCGGTGGTGGCTATGGAAAAGGCCTGAAAGACGATTATCGTCGCTTCTATGGTGCCTATATCAGCATGTCGGGTCGTGGAGAGCCGGTGCCGCTCGAAAGTAACTACTGCGAAATTGACCCCGATAAAGTGGATAAATACGGGATTCCGACCCTACGTTTTCACTACAAATGGTCGGATTATGAAGTGAAGCAGGCCAAGCACATGCAGGATACCTTCGAAGAGATTATCCATGCCATGGGTGGTATTGCCCTTGGTTCAAAACCTGGGCCTAATACAGCACATGGCTATGGCCTGGCAGCTCCCGGACGTATCATTCACGAAGTCGGTACCGTTCGTATGGGTAACGACCCTAAAAAATCGGCCCTCAATAAGTTCCAGCAGGCTCATGACGTAAAAAACCTGTTTGTGGTCGATGCAGCTCCGTTCGTGTCTCAGGGTGACAAGAACGTTACCTGGACTATTCTGGCCGCTTCCATGCGTACCAGCGAGTACCTGATCGACCAGGTGAAACAACGAAATTTGTAGCAACTAGTAACGCGGCTGGAAAGCCGTGAAGCCGAAGAGTAGTAAGTTGATTTGCCTTCGGCCTCATGACTTTCCAGCCTCATGAAAAAGCCTCCCAACTTCTAGAGTCGGGAGGCTTTTTCATGAGTTAATTTATCTTATTCGACCACAGCTTCAGGCTTCTTAACCGTGATAGTCAGGTTTTCACCTTCACCACTATAATCCGCCATAATCACGTCGCCTTCTTTGAGTTCACCTTTCAGGATTTCCTCAGCAACGGGGTCTTCGAGGTAGCGCTGGATAGCCCGGCTTAATGGACGAGCACCATACTGCTGATCGTATCCTTTTTCGGCCAGGAAGTCCTTCGCTTTATCGGTCAACTCGACCCGGTAACCCAGGTTGATAACACGGCCCAGCAGTTTGCCCAGCATCAGGTCAATGATTTTGTGAATATCTTCCCGCAGCAGCGAATTGAACACAATCACATCGTCCAGTCGGTTGAGGAATTCGGGCGAGAATGCCTTTCGTAATGCACTCTGAATCGTGCTCTTCATCAGTTCATCCTGGCTTTCGGCATTCCGCTTGGTAGCGAAACCGATACCGGCACCGAAGTCTTTCAGATCACGAACCCCAATATTCGACGTCATGATAATGATGGTGTTACGGAAATCAACCCGGCGACCCAGACCATCGGTCAGGATACCATCGTCCAGCACTTGCAACAGAATATTGAACACATCCGGGTGTGCTTTTTCGATTTCGTCAAGCAACACAACACTGTAGGGCTTCCGGCGAATTTTCTCGGTCAACTGGCCACCTTCTTCGTACCCAACGTAGCCCGGAGGAGCGCCCACCAGACGGCTAACGCTGAATTTTTCCATGTATTCCGACATATCGATCCGAACCAGCGCATCGTCTTTGTCGAAGAGGTAAGTAGCCAGAACTTTCGCTAATTCCGTTTTACCAACCCCGGTTGGGCCAAGGAAGATAAATGAACCAATCGGTTTTTTCGGATCTTTCAGACCAACCCGCGTCCGTTGAATGGCTTTCACCAGTTTCTCAATGGCAGCATTTTGTCCGATAACCCGACCTTTCAGTTCTTCGCCCATGTTGACGAGCTTCTTCCCTTCGTCGTTCGATACACTCGTAACTGGAATACCCGTCATCATCGCTACCACTTCGGCCACGTTTTCTTCGTTGACCGTATAGCGTCGTTTCTTAGTATCTTCTTCCCAGGCTTGTTTAGCCCGTTCCAGTTGATCGATCAGGCGTTTTTCCTTGTCGCGGAGCTGAGCGGCTTCTTCGTACTTCTGGCTCTTGACAACCTGATTTTTCTCCTTCTTGATATTCTCAATCTGTTCTTCCAGTCTCAGAATATCTTCGGGAACGGTGATGTTCGAGATGTGTACACGAGCCCCTACTTCGTCGAGCACATCGATTGCCTTGTCGGGCAGGAAGCGATCAGAGATGTAACGCTCCGACAGTTTCACCGCAGCTTCAATGGCCTCTTTGGTGTAGTTGACGTGGTGGTGGTCTTCGTATTTATCCTTGATATTGTTCAGGATTTCGATGGTTTCGTCAATCGACGTAGCATCGACCATCACCATCTGGAAACGACGGGCCAGCGCACCATCTTTCTCGATGTACTGACGATATTCGTCAAGCGTAGTAGCGCCGATACATTGGATGTCGCCCCGAGCCAAAGCCGGTTTGAACATATTCGATGCATCGAGCGAACCCGAAGCACCTCCTGCGCCAACGATGGTGTGCAACTCATCGATAAACAGAATAACTTCCGGTGATTTTTCCAGCTCGTTCATCACGGCTTTCATACGCTCTTCAAACTGGCCCCGGTATTTGGTACCAGCCACGAGCGACGCCAGGTCAAGCGTAACTACCCGCTTGCCGAACAACACCCGCGAGACTTTCTTCTGCACAATGCGCAGGGCAAGTCCTTCAGCGATGGCAGTTTTACCAACACCTGGTTCACCAATCAGAATTGGATTATTTTTCTTCCGGCGGCTCAGAATCTGGGCCACGCGTTCGATTTCTTTTTCACGGCCAACGATAGGATCGAGTTTACCTACTTCAGCCAGTTTGGTCAGATCGCGTCCGAAGTTATCCAGAACGGGAGTCCGGGACTTTTCAGACCCTTTCGGATCTTTTCCTGAGCTGGAGCTGCTTCCGCCAAACATGCCCCGGTCGTTGTCGTCATCGTCGGTTTCGGGGCCCATCACTGGTCGGCTACCCGAAGATTGATATTCCAGCATCTCCTTAATGACTTCGTAATTAATATTAAATTTATTGAGAATCTGCGTGGCGACATTGTCTTCATCACGTAGAATCGACAGCAGAAGGTGCTCCGTTCCGATGAGCGGGCTTTTGAAGATCTTAGCTTCCAAATACGTGATTTTCAGCGTCTTTTCCGACTGACGGGTCAGCGGGATATTCGCCAGGTTTTTCACATTGTTGGTAGCGGTTCCTTTCGTGGCCTGTTCAATGGTAACCCGGAGTTCGTCGAGCGAGATGCCTAATTTTTTCAGCAAGCCGACGGCTACACCCTCCCCTTCACGAATCATACCGAGCAACAGGTGCTCTGTGCCAATATAATCGTGGCCTAAGCGTAAGGCTTCTTCCCGACTCAGCGTGATAACTTCCTTTACGCGATTTGAGAATTTTGCTTCCATTCGTTTTAGGGTCTCCTTAGGTAAGCGTACTATACTGGCCTAACGAAGAGTTTTAAGGATTTGTTCACTCTCCCGAAGACCGGCCTTCAACACGTCCTTAGCGGCCGGTCCCTGGCAGAACAACAGGTCTATGACACTTAAATTAGGTACAAATTCAGGTCCAAAATTTTGTGGATAGGACACTGGCTGATGGAATATGTATGATTCTGGCCCATTGGCTGGATTTATGCAGGATCGAGCGTCAAATAAGCCGACCGGAGGTGTTTTTTCGTACCATTCTGTCAGGTTCAGATTGATACGTACCTGCATCAATTTCAGACAAATTGTCAGCAACTCATAATTCAAGTCGAATAAAAACGTCCAGTTTTTTCGATAATACGGCTCAATGTCGGGCGCATAATATTCGAAAAATGGGGCTTTCCCATAAGCGGCCTGAATACATCGCCAGTGATGCATCTGCCAGTTCTGGTCATTAGCCACCCGAAGGTCGCGAATGGGCAGGTGCCGGGTCCCCTGCTGCACAGGCACTGTAAGGCTATCTACCTTGTTTGCCGTCAGAACGTAGCAACGATTTCTGTAACTTTGCTTCTGGTAATGCTCCTGAGCTTCCAGCCATACTGTACCGAATTTCAACAACCCCGACAGGTAGTCCAGACAAGGCAGGTAATGTAATTCAATCAGTAAAGCGGTGGAGTCAGGCGTTAATGGGTACGTTTCCAAAGGCAACTCATGTATCCGTTCACAAGTAAAGCAAAAAAACAATACCACCAACTAATTTTAGTATTTTTTTAATTTTTGGATTAAACTTTTTTTTCGCCGTGGGTTCGGTTTAGGTTCAACCAATGACTTTTTTTAGACTTTTATCTCGCTTACCGCTGAGTATCCTTTATGGTATTTCTGATATATTAGCTTTCCTGCTCAACTACGTTATCCGCTATCGCCGAAGGGTAATTTCAGACAATTTAACCCAATCGTTTCCAGAGAAATCAGCCGACGAAATCAATCAGATTATCAAAGGGTTCTACCATAATCTTTCTGACTTACTGGTTGAGACGATTAAGCTGCCCAGCCTGTCACCCGACGAGTTAAAAGAGCGGGTTCGGTTCACAAATGCCGATATTGTAAAAGCCTGTCTAGCGGCTGGTCAGCCCGTTATCGGCATGGCTTCTCACCAGAGTAACTGGGAGTGGCTACCTTCGGCGGCTGTATTAAATGGAATGCCTGCTGATAGTATTTATAAGCCGTTAACCAGTGGTTTCTCAGAAAAAATGATGCAGATGATCCGGTCAAGCTTTGGTGCGGTACCCATTACGATGAATAATCTACCCCGTCGGATGGCCTCGCACAAAAACGTACCTCGCATTATTGCACTCGTAGCCGATCAGGTTCCTAATGTGCCCGAACAAGCCTATTGGACAAACTTTCTCCACCATGACACGCCGTTTTATCCGGGAACCGAACGACTAGCCCGTAGCCGTCATTTGCCGGTTTTTTATGTAGAACTAGTTCGCTTACGTCGTGGTTATTACGAGGCCACTTTTTTTTCGGTTGGCTCCCCTCCTTACAGTGATTTGCCTGCTGGTACTTTACTAGAACGCTACCGGGATCTTCTTGAAGCCACCATCCGCAAGTACCCTTCCGACTGGCTCTGGTCGCACCGCCGTTGGAAACATTGGCGAGAGAAATATCCAAAGATTGAGACAAAGTTGGATTAATCTTCCCGAATCTATACGCTTTTCTACTGGCTATCGTTCAAATAATATGGTACATACCCCTATGTTATGTTTTTTTATGACTATTTAATATAAAATTTATTATATTTAAGGCAATTAAAAGTCTTAATTGCCTACCGTTCAGTACATCTAAATGATATTCCTGCGCCTTTTAGCCCGTTTGCCCTTTCCTATTTTATATGGCATTTCGGATGTTTTATATGCTGTTCTTGCTCATGTTGTCCGTTATAGACAACACGTTGTTCTGGAAAACCTTCGTCTATCATTTCCTGAAAAATCCCCCGAAACAATCCAGCAAATAGCCAACAATTTTTATCGTAATCTTGCCGATATACTTGTTGAAACAATTAAGCTATCTGCCATCACTCCCTGCGAACTGAAAAAACGATTTATATATACCAATCCCGAATTAATTAAGGAGTATTTAATAAATGGGCAGACTGTAATCTGCACAGGTTCTCATCAATGCAACTGGGAGTGGGTTCCATCGGCTGCAGTTGTTATTGATATTCCGGTGGATAGCGTGTATAAGCCTCTCACCAATCCAGACATGGAGAAGTTTATGCAGGAATTGCGTGCTAGTCATGGGGCTGTGCCAACACCCATGAATTTACTCCCCCGGCAAATGGTAATTCGAAAAGCCATTCCTCGTGTAATTGCCTTGGTAGCAGACCAGGTTCCGAATGTACCGGAGCAAGGCTATTGGATGGAATTTTTGAACCGCGATACCCCTTTCTATCCCGGTACGGAACGACTGGCCCGAAGTAAAAACTTACCTGTTTTTTTTCTGGAATTGGTTCGTATCCGACGAGGTTATTACGAAGGTACCTTTAAACTTATTGCCTGTCCGCCGTATACAAATATCCCTGAGGGCGCTATTCTCGAAATGTATAGAGATCAATTACAAGCCAGTATTTGCAAACACCCCTCCGATTGGCTCTGGTCACATAAACGTTGGAAGCACTGGCGGGGAAAATATACGAAAATCGAAGCAAAGCTAACGTAGAGACGCAGGGTATTGCGTCTCTTTCGCGTCAGCAATAATTACCGTCTGTTAGATCAAGCTTACACGGACCCAATCCTTGTTCCATTACAGGTACTAGAACCATCCTGTCATAAGCCGCATACCTTGCGCTCTACAACGAATCCCGACGGGCTTTTTCGGCTCGTGACGAATCACGTTTGGCTCTGACCCGATCGCGTTCATTAATGATAGCCCCTTCTGCTTTATCTAATCCTCGATCCACAGCCCGACCCGTTTTAGTGGCGGCACTATCGATAGCCTCACCAGCTACTTTGGCTTTGCTTTTAGCGCCTTGAGCAGCTTCGTCGGCTGTTTCGCCAATAGCCCGGCCGGTATTCTTCAAATCCTCCTTCATGCGGGCTTTACGTTCAGCTTTTTCCTGCTTACGCATTTCTTTTCGCTCCTGCTTCGTCATGGTACTAGCATCCTGCGCGTAAGCTCCCAGGCTGATCATAAAAGCAAGTGCCAATGAACTGAATATCTTGGTTTTCATAACGTGTTGAGTTTACGATTGTATTCTTAATTAGCAGATTCCAGTAAGCTTATAACCACTTGACTAATCTGTTGCTCATTCAACTGCTAATGAGGCTAATTGTTTTACCCCATAGCAGCTAGTAGTTTATAAATCAGTTTAAAAACTACTCCTAGATGAGCGTTTATCTGCAAGAAAAGCTATATGGATACAAATACTATATTTTCAATACACTTTATATATATTATTATTACAATAATATATATAAATACCTTATATTTGCTACGATCCTGCCTCTATTAGCCATGTTTGACCGAATGCCCACCTTACCCGTTGTAAATTATGGCTATTGTTATGCTTTGCCGCCGTCGGAGCAATGTTCTGCTCATGAAAGCAGTTACCAATGTAACAAATTTTAGTGAAGAGGTCCTTCTGACCGACGAAAAAACATTCCAGCATACACTGCGCATCCAACAACCTGCTTTTACCCTACTAACCAGCGAATACATCGACCAGCCTGCTCTTTTCGCAAGCATTCGGCAGCATACGCCTACTACCCGAATTGTCCTATGCCTACTGCCCGATGCAGCCAACCCATCGCTACTTTGGCCATTACTGGACAATTTGGATATCGATGTTCTTTGTAAGCTCCCGGAGTTGAACGAGTGTCTGACTGCACTTGCCGAAGGGTATTTCTACACGTCAAGCTTTTTAGAGACTCATCCAGCCTACGTTCGGCCTGAGCCACTGCCGGGTTGGGACTCGCTTACAACGAGCGAACGTAGCGTATTAAAGCTAATGGCAGAAGGATATAGTGGGCCACAAATTGCCCAGATGCTGTTCATAAGCCCTAAAACGGTTGAAAACCACAAATACAAAATTTCTCAGAAACTCAATGTGACGGGCGGTCCCGGAAGCCTGGTAAAATATTCATTACTGCACCGTGACCGATTACGTACACTGTTCAAAGAGGCTTCTCAGACAAAGCCTACAGCCAGACAACCATAGGTGAGTTCACCTATACAAAAATGAGGGAACTCACCTATAGAAAAATGAGTGAGTTCCCTCATGTGCCGACTGGGTTTAGTATTCAACTTTGTCTCGTTGATGTACAACAAAGGTGGATACCGAAAAGCCTAAAGAGAGTAGGTTAAAGGATAAAATATATGAAAAAATTAGATTATTCAAAAATGCAGTTTATTCAGGGCGGCCAGAGTTTAGACGATTTAGCAGCTAAAAAATTAAAGGCTCCCGGAGCTTATTTAGTATGCTTAGGGGGTACACTGATAGCATGTTTTGCAGGAGGCCCTCTAGGACTAGTTGAACTAGTAGCTTGCGGCTATACCGTATACGCAAATTGGTAAAATACTATAATGCCTCTCCTAAGAGAGGCATTAAAAATTTTCGAAATATGGAAATTATATATAGACCTTGGAAGAAGAAACCAAGTGTTTTTAAAATAATTAGAGGGCTAATAATATTAATAATAGGTTTTTCAGTTGGCTATATTACAATACCTCAAACATGGGAAATTATTGGCTACATCATTCTATTTATTTTATTTCTTACAGAGTTTTTTTTAAGGAATTCTAAAAAATAACAAATTATCCTCGAGTTGAAAAGCCAATTTGAAAAACGGGATATTAAATAAATAGATAAATAACATATTGTTTTTATTGAACATTATGAATTTTGGCAATTATTATGCTGAGCTTTGGATTAGCAAAAGTACTTGGGCCCTTTTCACTGCTATAACTTTACTGTGTATCTTAGCTTTTTTTGCAAGCCAATATCTTCTAACTACAGATCAATTGTATTTTAACGAATTAGCTGAACAGCTAACGTTTAAGCAGATCCAACAGATAATAGATGATAGCCACAGACGCATCTGGTTAGCATATACAATATTCCCAATATTCAATCTCCTTAAATTTACGCTGGTAGCCTCCTGCTTAAGTCTAGGGTATTACTTCGGAACTAACCAATGGATATTTAAAGCGTTTTTTCGGGTGGCTATTCAGGCTGAAATGGTGCTGTTACTCCCTTCGGTTATTAAGCTGCTCTGGTTTTTGTTTGTCCAAACGGATTACAGTCTTACCGACTTGCAGTTATTTTATCCGTTGAGTGTTCTGAGCCTGGTTGGTGCTGACTCGGTGGCTCCCTATCTGCTTTATCCGCTTCAACTCACCAACCTGTTCGAGTTAGCCTATTGGCTGGTGCTGGCTTATGGCGTTTCGCAGGTTATTGATATACCTATGCCTAAAGCCGTTGGTTTGGTAGCGGCTTCATACGGGTCGGGCCTACTGGTGTGGGTGGCGCTG
This window of the Spirosoma aerolatum genome carries:
- the fabG gene encoding 3-oxoacyl-[acyl-carrier-protein] reductase, which produces MNLLTGKVALITGASRGIGRAMAQKFAQEGATVAFTYLSSIEKGQALEEELRAFGGQVKGYRSDASNYQAAEELVSQVIADFGKIDVLINNAGITRDGLLMRMSEEQWDTVINVNLKSVFNLTKAATKPMMKAKTGSIINITSVVGIRGNAGQANYAASKAGIIGFTKSVALELGSRNIRSNAIAPGFIETEMTGEINEKALEDWKQQIPMKRGGQPDEVADCAVFLASDLSRYITGQVLQVDGGMLT
- a CDS encoding phosphatidylinositol-specific phospholipase C/glycerophosphodiester phosphodiesterase family protein, translating into MLRVLLLIQLTASIAFAQKIHSHNDYAKARPFMNAYEQKADFIEADIWLQNGKLVVAHDKPGPNAPTLDSLYLQPIIRLFKQYKDKPSSDRDYTFNLVVDVKENPTEILPLLINLLEQNLPVFNRAANPKAIQLIISGNRPKIPNYFDYPLLQFDGRPSEVYDEETLQRIALISDNFQLYSHWDGNGEIPDEDREKLKRVIKRAHNDKKPIRFWAIPDTPNAWKQLKKLGVDVINTDKVAECVQAMR
- a CDS encoding GMC oxidoreductase; the protein is MEVPQLKKAPTVYDVVIVGSGAGGGMAAYMLAKAGAKVALLEAGGYYDPADPKYITQLKWPWESPRRGAATEFRSGGDFDAAWGGWEIEGEPYSAKPGTEFGWFRSRMLGGRTNHWGRISMRFGPDDFRRGSLSGVGDDWPITYDDMKPFYDRVDKLIGVFGSIENLPNEPDGIFLPPPKPRLHELMLRKAGKSVGIPVIPSRLSILTKPINKDRGQCFYCHQCNRGCQAYADFSASSVLCIPAVKTGNVTLINGAMAREVLTDPQTGLATGVSYVDKATLQEITIKAKAVMLGASTCESARILLNSKSARFPTGLANSSGVVGKYLNDSTGASRSGFVPALMDRKRYNEDGVGGMHVFTPWWLDNKKLDFPRGYHIEYGGGMGMPGAGFGGGIEALNGIIPGRDGQMKPGGGYGKGLKDDYRRFYGAYISMSGRGEPVPLESNYCEIDPDKVDKYGIPTLRFHYKWSDYEVKQAKHMQDTFEEIIHAMGGIALGSKPGPNTAHGYGLAAPGRIIHEVGTVRMGNDPKKSALNKFQQAHDVKNLFVVDAAPFVSQGDKNVTWTILAASMRTSEYLIDQVKQRNL
- a CDS encoding ATP-dependent Clp protease ATP-binding subunit, encoding MEAKFSNRVKEVITLSREEALRLGHDYIGTEHLLLGMIREGEGVAVGLLKKLGISLDELRVTIEQATKGTATNNVKNLANIPLTRQSEKTLKITYLEAKIFKSPLIGTEHLLLSILRDEDNVATQILNKFNINYEVIKEMLEYQSSGSRPVMGPETDDDDNDRGMFGGSSSSSGKDPKGSEKSRTPVLDNFGRDLTKLAEVGKLDPIVGREKEIERVAQILSRRKKNNPILIGEPGVGKTAIAEGLALRIVQKKVSRVLFGKRVVTLDLASLVAGTKYRGQFEERMKAVMNELEKSPEVILFIDELHTIVGAGGASGSLDASNMFKPALARGDIQCIGATTLDEYRQYIEKDGALARRFQMVMVDATSIDETIEILNNIKDKYEDHHHVNYTKEAIEAAVKLSERYISDRFLPDKAIDVLDEVGARVHISNITVPEDILRLEEQIENIKKEKNQVVKSQKYEEAAQLRDKEKRLIDQLERAKQAWEEDTKKRRYTVNEENVAEVVAMMTGIPVTSVSNDEGKKLVNMGEELKGRVIGQNAAIEKLVKAIQRTRVGLKDPKKPIGSFIFLGPTGVGKTELAKVLATYLFDKDDALVRIDMSEYMEKFSVSRLVGAPPGYVGYEEGGQLTEKIRRKPYSVVLLDEIEKAHPDVFNILLQVLDDGILTDGLGRRVDFRNTIIIMTSNIGVRDLKDFGAGIGFATKRNAESQDELMKSTIQSALRKAFSPEFLNRLDDVIVFNSLLREDIHKIIDLMLGKLLGRVINLGYRVELTDKAKDFLAEKGYDQQYGARPLSRAIQRYLEDPVAEEILKGELKEGDVIMADYSGEGENLTITVKKPEAVVE
- a CDS encoding WbqC family protein, encoding METYPLTPDSTALLIELHYLPCLDYLSGLLKFGTVWLEAQEHYQKQSYRNRCYVLTANKVDSLTVPVQQGTRHLPIRDLRVANDQNWQMHHWRCIQAAYGKAPFFEYYAPDIEPYYRKNWTFLFDLNYELLTICLKLMQVRINLNLTEWYEKTPPVGLFDARSCINPANGPESYIFHQPVSYPQNFGPEFVPNLSVIDLLFCQGPAAKDVLKAGLRESEQILKTLR